Proteins found in one Pongo pygmaeus isolate AG05252 chromosome 8, NHGRI_mPonPyg2-v2.0_pri, whole genome shotgun sequence genomic segment:
- the SLC18A3 gene encoding vesicular acetylcholine transporter: MEPAEPAGQARAAATKLSEAVGAALQEPRRQRSLVLVIVCVALLLDNMLYMVIVPIVPDYIAHMRGGGEGPTRTPEVWEPTLPLPTQANASAYVANTSASPTAAWPAGSALRPRYPTESEDVKIGVLFASKAILQLLVNPLSGPFIDRMSYDVPLLIGLGVMFASTVMFAFAEDYATLFAARSLQGLGSAFADTSGIAMIADKYPEEPERSRALGVALAFISFGSLVAPPFGGILYEFAGKRVPFLVLAAVSLFDALLLLAVAKPFSAAARARANLPVGTPIHRLMLDPYIAVVAGALTTCNIPLAFLEPTIATWMKHTMAASEWEMGMAWLPAFVPYVLGVYLTVRLAARYPHLQWLYGALGLAVIGASSCIVPACRSFAPLAVSLCGLCFGIALVDTALLPTLAFLVDVRHVSVYGSVYAIADISYSVAYALGPIVAGHIVHSLGFEQLSLGMGLANLLYAPVLLLLRNVGLLTRSRSERDVLLDEPPQGLYDAVCLRERPVSGQDREPRSPPGPSDECEDDYNYYYTRS; the protein is encoded by the coding sequence ATGGAACCCGCGGAACCTGCGGGCCAGGCCCGGGCGGCGGCCACCAAGCTGTCGGAGGCGGTGGGCGCGGCGCTGCAGGAGCCCCGGCGGCAGAGGAGCCTGGTGCTTGTTATCGTGTGCGTGGCGCTGTTACTGGACAACATGCTGTACATGGTCATCGTGCCTATCGTGCCCGACTACATCGCCCACATGCGCGGGGGCGGCGAGGGCCCCACCCGGACTCCCGAGGTGTGGGAACCCACCCTGCCGCTGCCCACTCAGGCCAATGCCAGTGCCTACGTGGCCAACACCTCGGCGTCCCCAACGGCTGCGTGGCCAGCGGGCTCAGCCCTTCGGCCCCGCTACCCTACGGAGAGCGAAGACGTGAAGATTGGGGTGCTGTTTGCTTCCAAGGCCATCCTGCAGCTGCTAGTGAACCCCTTGAGCGGGCCCTTCATCGACCGCATGAGCTACGACGTGCCGCTGCTGATCGGCCTGGGCGTCATGTTTGCCTCTACAGTCATGTTCGCCTTCGCCGAGGACTACGCCACGCTGTTCGCCGCGCGAAGCCTGCAGGGCCTGGGCTCAGCCTTCGCCGACACGTCTGGCATAGCCATGATCGCCGACAAGTACCCGGAGGAGCCGGAGCGCAGTCGTGCACTGGGCGTGGCGCTGGCCTTCATTAGCTTCGGAAGCCTAGTGGCCCCGCCCTTCGGGGGCATCCTCTATGAGTTCGCCGGCAAGCGCGTGCCCTTCTTGGTGCTAGCTGCCGTGTCGCTCTTTGACGCACTGTTGCTGCTGGCAGTGGCCAAACCCTTCTCGGCGGCTGCACGGGCTCGGGCCAACCTGCCAGTGGGCACTCCCATCCACCGCCTCATGCTGGACCCCTACATTGCCGTGGTGGCCGGCGCGCTCACCACCTGTAACATTCCCCTCGCCTTCCTTGAGCCCACCATTGCCACGTGGATGAAGCATACGATGGCGGCTTCCGAGTGGGAGATGGGCATGGCCTGGCTGCCGGCCTTCGTGCCTTACGTGCTGGGCGTCTACCTCACCGTGCGCCTGGCGGCGCGCTACCCACACCTGCAGTGGCTGTACGGCGCGCTCGGGCTGGCTGTGATCGGCGCCAGCTCGTGCATCGTGCCCGCCTGCCGCTCCTTTGCGCCGCTAGCGGTCTCGCTCTGCGGCCTCTGTTTTGGCATAGCCCTAGTCGACACAGCACTGCTGCCCACGCTCGCCTTTCTGGTGGACGTGCGCCACGTCTCAGTCTATGGCAGCGTCTACGCCATCGCCGACATCTCCTATTCGGTGGCCTACGCGCTCGGGCCCATAGTGGCAGGCCACATTGTGCACTCGCTGGGCTTTGAGCAGCTCAGCCTTGGCATGGGACTGGCCAACCTGCTCTATGCTCCCGTCTTGCTGCTGCTCCGCAACGTGGGCCTCCTGACGCGCTCCCGTTCCGAGCGCGATGTGCTGCTTGATGAGCCACCGCAAGGTCTGTACGATGCGGTGTGCCTGCGTGAGCGTCCAGTGTCTGGCCAGGACCGCGAGCCTCGCAGCCCACCTGGCCCTTCTGACGAGTGCGAGGACGACTACAACTACTACTACACCCGCAGCTAG